One stretch of Candidatus Bathyarchaeia archaeon DNA includes these proteins:
- the ileS gene encoding isoleucine--tRNA ligase, with amino-acid sequence MASKPNQEAEQAQSLPPDYRPMELEKEIREFWQTNQIREKLEMRENQPNKGNLGYIEGPPTLNGIPHIGHARGRIMKDIRYRWRTMQGYYMPFWAGWDCQGLPVELEVEKLLGVKMGKRELLERVGMECFIEECKKAIMRYHQMWLEADTKLGIAINQEKAYWTYKDEYIEREWQILKCAWDQGLLEEGHYVVAYCPSCQTSLSSAEVGYEGSYKEVEDPSLYFKFKVAGTENEYFLVWTTMPFTVITDTMLAVQPKAEYVKVQVGSETWIMVKQRVEPVMAELEIKNYSIIQTIMGQELEGTAYEYPLKDLIPQQAELEAKHPLVHHVVGEEFVDVDTATGVVHLSPGNGEDDFWAANRRGVPIFAPYDDEVKFTQDAGTFEGTFARDADMQVVEALKERNAFVKVKRVKHEYPTCWRSHHKLVWLARKEYFLRTDKINAKVLEAADKIQCFFDEPKNRFLAFLKEAKPWCISRERIWGTPLPVWTCWNCGEKRVVSSKAELLSAAQEEIPANFELHKPWVDRITLKCSKCGGVMRREDFVLDTWHNSGASHFARFTDAQVEKYVPAVFLTEGIDQTRGWANSLLLEYVILTGKAEAPYKAFLFQGLTQDAKGRKMSKSLGNVVETNKLLAETSADLSRFYMMRKCSPIDFMNFDLKELNRRTYQVISTLYHLSRFFLQNAEFDQFQPTKYKVQWAQTNGLLGNPDRWLLSKLQAKIDEYNQKLEACQFNAAVAILEDFVIDTLSRLYVPMIRKELWTDEPETRQRRQAIYAVLHTALKTVTLMFNPVTPYVSEALFQKIYRKLDPALPESVNMENWPEPNPALRNPTVEADFDVLFKCVSLVNAARQTAKLKRRWPLRTVVVVAPQTVTGALQRSEDLFLEMTNVKGAEYASATVEHSDSEGWVSAVEADTTVLINGKRDDQLLGEGIMRDLARRVQALRKELGYMPTDVLEAAHIAELDPESKTLLGPYLEEMASLVRTHKIYLHGSQSEVEAEWSQSELDGKKIWITIH; translated from the coding sequence TTGGCATCCAAACCCAACCAGGAAGCAGAACAGGCTCAGTCCCTTCCCCCAGACTATCGACCCATGGAGCTGGAAAAAGAAATCCGCGAATTCTGGCAAACAAACCAAATCCGCGAAAAACTCGAAATGCGAGAAAACCAGCCTAACAAGGGCAACTTAGGATACATCGAAGGACCACCCACGCTCAACGGTATCCCCCACATTGGCCACGCTCGCGGACGCATCATGAAAGACATCCGCTACCGATGGCGCACCATGCAAGGCTACTACATGCCTTTTTGGGCAGGCTGGGACTGCCAAGGTTTACCCGTCGAGCTTGAAGTTGAAAAGCTGCTTGGCGTTAAGATGGGCAAACGTGAACTCTTGGAGCGCGTTGGCATGGAGTGTTTCATTGAGGAATGCAAGAAAGCCATCATGCGGTACCATCAGATGTGGCTGGAAGCCGACACTAAACTGGGCATCGCCATTAACCAAGAGAAGGCGTACTGGACATATAAGGATGAATATATTGAGCGGGAGTGGCAAATCCTCAAATGCGCCTGGGACCAAGGCTTGCTTGAAGAGGGACACTACGTTGTCGCCTACTGCCCTAGCTGCCAGACCAGCTTAAGCAGCGCCGAAGTCGGCTATGAGGGCAGCTACAAAGAAGTCGAAGACCCCTCGCTCTACTTCAAATTCAAGGTGGCGGGCACCGAGAATGAGTACTTCTTGGTCTGGACCACCATGCCGTTCACCGTCATCACCGACACCATGCTGGCGGTTCAGCCCAAAGCGGAATACGTCAAAGTCCAAGTCGGCAGCGAAACGTGGATTATGGTTAAGCAGCGGGTAGAGCCCGTCATGGCGGAGCTGGAAATCAAAAACTACTCCATAATCCAGACCATCATGGGACAAGAGTTGGAAGGCACAGCTTACGAATATCCCCTCAAAGACCTCATCCCCCAACAGGCAGAACTCGAAGCCAAGCATCCGCTTGTGCACCACGTTGTGGGCGAGGAATTTGTGGATGTAGACACCGCCACGGGCGTAGTGCACCTGTCGCCTGGAAACGGCGAAGACGACTTTTGGGCAGCCAACCGCCGCGGCGTCCCCATCTTTGCCCCCTACGACGACGAAGTCAAATTCACCCAAGACGCAGGCACCTTCGAAGGCACCTTCGCAAGAGACGCCGACATGCAAGTCGTAGAAGCACTAAAAGAGCGGAACGCTTTTGTCAAGGTTAAACGGGTTAAACATGAGTATCCCACCTGCTGGCGCAGCCACCACAAGCTGGTCTGGCTGGCACGCAAAGAATACTTTTTGCGCACTGACAAAATCAACGCCAAAGTGCTGGAAGCCGCCGACAAAATCCAGTGCTTCTTTGACGAACCCAAAAACCGCTTCCTTGCCTTCCTCAAAGAGGCTAAGCCGTGGTGCATCAGCCGTGAACGCATCTGGGGCACACCTTTGCCCGTGTGGACATGCTGGAACTGCGGCGAAAAACGCGTCGTCTCCAGCAAAGCCGAACTCCTAAGCGCCGCCCAAGAAGAAATCCCCGCAAACTTTGAGCTACACAAACCATGGGTAGATCGCATCACGTTAAAGTGCAGCAAATGCGGCGGTGTCATGCGACGGGAGGATTTCGTGTTGGACACTTGGCATAACAGCGGCGCCTCCCACTTTGCCCGCTTCACCGACGCCCAAGTCGAAAAATACGTTCCCGCAGTTTTCCTCACTGAAGGCATTGATCAGACCCGCGGCTGGGCAAACTCGCTGCTGCTCGAATACGTCATTCTCACAGGCAAAGCAGAAGCCCCCTACAAGGCGTTCCTGTTCCAAGGCTTAACCCAAGACGCCAAAGGCAGAAAAATGAGCAAGAGCCTGGGCAACGTGGTGGAAACCAACAAGTTGCTCGCCGAAACCAGCGCCGACTTGAGCCGCTTTTACATGATGCGCAAATGCAGCCCCATCGACTTCATGAACTTTGACCTCAAAGAGCTCAACCGCCGAACTTACCAAGTCATCAGCACCCTCTACCATCTAAGCCGGTTCTTTTTGCAGAATGCCGAGTTTGACCAGTTCCAACCCACCAAGTACAAGGTCCAGTGGGCACAAACCAACGGGTTACTGGGCAACCCTGACCGCTGGCTTCTCTCTAAGCTGCAGGCAAAAATCGACGAGTACAACCAGAAACTGGAGGCATGCCAATTCAACGCCGCCGTCGCCATCCTTGAAGACTTCGTCATAGACACACTCAGCAGGCTTTATGTGCCCATGATTCGCAAGGAACTCTGGACCGACGAGCCCGAAACAAGGCAGCGTCGGCAGGCAATCTACGCCGTACTCCACACCGCACTCAAGACAGTCACACTCATGTTTAACCCCGTCACGCCCTATGTGAGCGAGGCGTTGTTCCAGAAAATCTACCGCAAACTCGACCCCGCACTGCCCGAGTCAGTGAACATGGAAAACTGGCCCGAACCCAACCCCGCACTGCGCAACCCGACTGTTGAGGCAGACTTTGATGTGCTCTTCAAATGCGTCTCCCTTGTTAACGCGGCTCGGCAAACCGCCAAGCTCAAACGCCGCTGGCCCCTGCGCACCGTCGTCGTGGTTGCACCCCAAACCGTCACTGGCGCCCTGCAACGCAGCGAAGACCTGTTCTTGGAGATGACTAACGTAAAAGGCGCCGAATATGCCTCCGCCACCGTAGAACACTCCGACAGCGAAGGCTGGGTCTCCGCCGTCGAAGCCGACACAACGGTGCTCATCAACGGAAAACGCGACGACCAACTCCTAGGCGAAGGCATCATGCGCGACCTCGCCCGCCGCGTCCAAGCCCTACGCAAAGAACTCGGATACATGCCCACCGACGTTTTAGAAGCCGCCCACATCGCCGAGCTTGACCCAGAAAGCAAAACCCTGCTGGGACCGTATCTGGAGGAGATGGCTTCGCTGGTGCGTACCCACAAAATCTACCTACACGGCAGCCAAAGCGAAGTGGAAGCGGAGTGGAGCCAGTCAGAGTTGGATGGCAAAAAAATCTGGATAACCATCCACTAA
- a CDS encoding sensor histidine kinase, whose product MDRLPMFDKFQSPKLSCAQEEGYRQFYLRTDISRAKLGIFLFAIPVTAFIFNDYAFFRLTWAFFGVVALRLSLLVGVSLMFVHLSKVNSYRSYDRTVFFGSILLLLGGGVINATRPQNFIVQVVLTGMAVLVFYVVIPNRFLYQFFLATGVSFGQTLIVIVFLQASDIPTLFTVLLSLAFANIIGLLSAWQIHAYRRLGYQDFVKRNELQDALKQHTQHLEKLVAERTEKLKTAERLATIGATAGMVGHDIRNPLTAITGAVYLAKKELANIPEGKAKSELQRNLDLIADQTIYVNKIVADLQDYARPLQPKIEEVTVEQIIQSVLSDLKIPSNIAVVYSSEVDSAKLKTDALYLRRILTNLVLNSVQAMPQGGKLSLNVAVADGKAQITVEDTGEGISEEAKSRLFTPLITTKSKGQGFGLAVVKRLTEALDGTVSFDSALGKGTQFTIELPQKQI is encoded by the coding sequence TTGGACAGGTTGCCCATGTTTGACAAGTTTCAATCACCTAAATTATCTTGTGCGCAGGAGGAGGGTTATCGTCAGTTTTATCTCCGCACCGATATTAGTCGGGCAAAACTGGGCATATTTCTGTTTGCTATTCCTGTAACTGCGTTTATTTTCAATGATTACGCGTTTTTCAGGTTAACCTGGGCGTTCTTTGGCGTTGTAGCCCTGAGATTAAGTCTTCTGGTTGGGGTCAGCTTGATGTTTGTACACTTAAGTAAAGTGAACAGTTACCGTTCCTATGACCGAACCGTGTTTTTCGGTTCAATCCTTCTCTTGCTTGGAGGCGGAGTAATCAACGCCACCCGACCCCAAAACTTCATAGTCCAAGTAGTCCTCACCGGCATGGCCGTGCTAGTATTTTATGTTGTAATCCCCAACAGGTTCCTTTATCAGTTCTTTCTCGCCACTGGAGTTTCCTTTGGCCAAACATTGATTGTGATTGTTTTCCTGCAAGCTAGCGACATCCCAACCCTCTTCACGGTGCTGCTTAGCTTAGCATTTGCAAACATCATCGGCTTGCTAAGCGCATGGCAGATACACGCTTACCGCCGATTGGGCTACCAAGATTTTGTAAAACGCAATGAACTTCAGGATGCCCTTAAGCAGCACACCCAGCATTTGGAAAAGCTTGTGGCTGAACGCACCGAGAAGCTGAAAACTGCCGAACGCTTAGCCACCATAGGTGCTACTGCGGGGATGGTGGGACACGATATCCGCAATCCACTAACGGCAATCACCGGCGCAGTTTACTTAGCTAAAAAAGAGTTGGCAAATATTCCTGAAGGCAAAGCAAAATCGGAATTGCAGCGCAACCTCGATTTAATTGCAGACCAAACAATCTACGTAAATAAGATAGTAGCCGACCTTCAAGACTATGCAAGACCGCTTCAGCCAAAAATCGAAGAGGTAACCGTCGAGCAAATTATTCAAAGCGTGTTGTCAGATTTGAAAATCCCTAGCAACATAGCTGTTGTTTACTCTTCTGAGGTTGATTCTGCCAAGTTAAAAACTGACGCATTATATTTGAGAAGAATCCTTACCAATTTGGTCTTGAACTCGGTTCAAGCTATGCCCCAAGGCGGGAAACTATCTTTGAATGTGGCAGTTGCGGATGGAAAAGCGCAAATCACAGTGGAAGATACCGGGGAAGGCATATCTGAAGAAGCAAAAAGCCGTCTGTTCACGCCATTGATTACAACTAAGTCCAAGGGGCAGGGCTTTGGGTTAGCGGTGGTTAAGCGGTTAACCGAGGCGCTGGATGGAACGGTGAGTTTTGACAGCGCATTGGGCAAGGGCACCCAATTCACCATCGAACTTCCACAAAAGCAAATCTGA
- a CDS encoding cupin domain-containing protein, with product MEPKIIKASTLKESLTSEGCHVSENWGSVTAGDKELSVARARVEPGVTAKWHYLEGVQEIYVIVKGTGKVYVGDLEPTDVVEGDVVVIPPRVSQRITNTGDSDLLFYCVCTPAFTQKCYHSEEEKHK from the coding sequence ATGGAGCCAAAAATCATCAAAGCCAGCACGCTCAAAGAGTCCCTGACCTCTGAGGGCTGTCACGTTTCTGAAAACTGGGGCTCGGTTACGGCAGGCGACAAAGAATTGTCTGTTGCCCGCGCCCGAGTTGAACCAGGCGTCACTGCGAAGTGGCACTACTTGGAGGGGGTGCAAGAAATTTACGTTATCGTGAAGGGAACCGGCAAAGTTTACGTTGGCGACCTGGAGCCTACTGATGTGGTTGAGGGTGATGTAGTTGTTATTCCGCCAAGGGTCTCCCAGAGAATTACCAACACGGGCGATTCAGACCTGCTTTTCTACTGTGTTTGCACACCTGCGTTCACACAGAAATGTTACCACAGCGAAGAAGAAAAACACAAATAA
- a CDS encoding DUF996 domain-containing protein, which translates to MYHESTRNFDSNKLLGAVGALLTAIGSLVLFSGAVGIVGIVGLILVLISMKGLADDFREYAIYRNALSGVILGLIGVVISIIVFASFSFLSGFIFQHPIAGAFGIVLAIVAWLLMFLFMLISGIFYKNAFSILAFKSNEGLLRTGGTLILIGSILTIIYIGFFLLFIGWILIAAALFSLRPPMQSAQAYTPPPPPPSGSDPSGTVKYCPYCGAENKMGGTFCTHCGRRLNPT; encoded by the coding sequence ATGTACCACGAGTCAACTCGAAATTTCGATTCAAACAAACTCTTAGGCGCGGTCGGCGCTTTGCTGACTGCGATTGGTTCTCTGGTGCTTTTTTCAGGCGCTGTGGGCATAGTTGGAATCGTTGGATTAATTTTGGTGTTAATTTCCATGAAGGGGTTAGCCGACGACTTCAGAGAGTACGCTATCTACCGCAACGCTCTTAGCGGCGTTATCCTTGGCTTAATCGGCGTCGTCATATCCATCATCGTGTTTGCGTCGTTCTCGTTCCTGTCAGGCTTCATATTCCAGCACCCCATTGCGGGAGCATTCGGCATAGTGCTTGCCATCGTAGCATGGCTTTTAATGTTTTTATTCATGTTAATCTCAGGCATCTTCTACAAAAACGCCTTCAGCATATTAGCCTTCAAATCCAACGAGGGACTGCTCCGAACAGGCGGAACCCTAATCCTTATAGGCAGCATACTGACCATAATTTACATAGGCTTCTTTTTGCTGTTTATCGGCTGGATACTCATAGCCGCAGCCCTCTTTTCGCTACGTCCGCCAATGCAGTCTGCGCAGGCTTACACGCCGCCTCCCCCGCCACCTTCAGGTTCAGACCCCTCAGGAACGGTCAAATACTGCCCTTACTGTGGCGCTGAAAACAAAATGGGAGGCACCTTCTGCACTCACTGCGGCAGAAGACTAAACCCCACCTAA
- a CDS encoding GNAT family N-acetyltransferase, whose amino-acid sequence MEPADYQSAVELANTMNWHMTTEDFAFNATLEPNGCFALREGKELVGVATCINYGDVGWFGNLVVKEAYRQKGAGSALVNYAVNYLKGAGVKTVGLYAYPHLKAFYGKMGFQADVEFVVLKAASVSAGSMEVAEEKCVREMWTQDLSQVSAFDAGCFGGCRKKLLELILQNPNNTGYVAFDRGEVAGYVTAKVFGDTAEVGPLACQRSHPADAAGLLGAVLRGLEGKEAFMYLPASELELLQVARDAGFREEFGLVRMFLGSVTLQHCLYTAESLERG is encoded by the coding sequence ATGGAACCAGCGGATTATCAGTCAGCCGTCGAGCTTGCCAACACCATGAACTGGCACATGACCACCGAGGACTTCGCATTCAACGCAACGCTGGAACCAAACGGCTGCTTTGCCTTGCGGGAAGGCAAGGAGCTTGTCGGCGTAGCTACATGCATTAACTACGGCGATGTCGGGTGGTTTGGCAACCTCGTCGTAAAGGAAGCCTACAGGCAAAAAGGCGCGGGGTCAGCCTTGGTAAACTACGCAGTGAACTACCTAAAAGGGGCAGGCGTAAAAACAGTTGGGCTCTACGCTTATCCACATTTGAAAGCGTTTTACGGCAAAATGGGCTTTCAAGCCGACGTGGAGTTTGTGGTTTTGAAAGCGGCATCCGTTTCCGCGGGTTCGATGGAGGTAGCAGAGGAAAAATGTGTTCGGGAGATGTGGACTCAAGATTTGTCTCAAGTTTCGGCTTTTGACGCAGGGTGCTTTGGGGGTTGCAGAAAAAAACTTTTGGAGCTAATTTTGCAAAACCCCAACAACACTGGCTATGTAGCCTTTGACCGCGGTGAGGTTGCAGGGTATGTGACCGCCAAGGTTTTCGGCGACACGGCAGAGGTTGGACCCTTAGCCTGCCAAAGAAGCCACCCCGCAGACGCTGCTGGGCTGCTTGGGGCGGTTTTGCGTGGTTTGGAGGGCAAAGAAGCATTCATGTATCTGCCCGCCTCCGAGTTGGAGCTTTTGCAGGTGGCTAGGGATGCGGGGTTTAGGGAAGAGTTTGGTCTTGTGAGAATGTTTTTAGGTTCCGTTACTCTTCAGCATTGCCTATACACCGCGGAATCTTTGGAAAGAGGATAA
- the glgP gene encoding alpha-glucan family phosphorylase, which yields MVSQLNGKKIAYYSMEIGIRNDITTYSGGLGVLAGDTIRSSADLSVPMVAVTLVSRKGYLKQTLSSTGEQKEFPDEWNPERIMDLAPKKVEINIEKRTVKVQAWVYQHKSTIGGTVPILFLDTDVEGNHAEDRSITDSLYGGDNRNRLKQEMVLGIGGTRMLDALGYRISKYHMNEGHSALLTLELLQKFDMDIDRVREHCVFTTHTPVEAAFDRFPYDIVEKVLGKEFPVQIIKELGGDENLNMTRLAFNLSGFQNGVTKEHTKYSLKIFPHYAIRAITNGVHSSTWTSPSFHKLFDKYIPGWASEPEMLVRIEKAPLCDIWDAHNENKKKLMTFVEEKTGEKLDENVLTIGFARRATGYKRARLIFSDLRQLREINKQRPIQLIFAGKAHLRDTNGKALIKEIFWYKQQLKDELKVVYLENYDMDIAAKLTAGVDVWLNTPLPPMEASGTSGMKAAHNGVVNFSVLDGWWIEGCIEGVTGWAIGPEPEAQVTEDERRRQELDDLFNKLKYLIAPKYYDERDAWAAMMKNSIGKVAYYFNTDRMMRRYITAAYLG from the coding sequence ATGGTCAGTCAATTAAATGGAAAAAAAATTGCTTACTACTCAATGGAAATTGGGATAAGAAACGACATCACAACATACAGTGGCGGTTTGGGGGTTTTAGCAGGGGACACAATCCGCTCCAGCGCAGACCTTTCCGTGCCCATGGTTGCCGTGACGCTGGTCAGCCGTAAAGGATACCTGAAGCAGACGCTGTCGTCCACGGGGGAGCAGAAAGAGTTTCCTGACGAATGGAACCCAGAGCGCATCATGGATTTGGCACCCAAAAAAGTTGAAATTAACATTGAAAAAAGAACCGTGAAAGTGCAAGCGTGGGTTTATCAACATAAAAGCACCATCGGAGGCACAGTGCCGATACTGTTTTTGGATACGGATGTGGAAGGCAACCACGCAGAAGACCGAAGCATAACCGACAGCCTCTACGGCGGTGACAACAGGAATCGTCTAAAACAGGAAATGGTTTTAGGCATAGGCGGAACCCGAATGCTTGACGCGTTGGGGTACAGGATAAGCAAGTACCACATGAACGAGGGGCACTCGGCACTGCTCACTTTGGAGTTGCTGCAGAAATTTGACATGGACATCGACCGAGTCCGCGAACACTGCGTGTTCACCACTCATACACCTGTAGAAGCCGCCTTTGACAGGTTCCCCTACGACATCGTTGAGAAGGTGCTTGGAAAAGAGTTCCCCGTGCAGATAATCAAAGAGTTAGGCGGAGACGAAAACCTCAACATGACCCGCCTCGCATTTAACTTGAGCGGATTCCAAAACGGCGTCACCAAAGAACACACCAAGTATTCACTAAAGATTTTCCCGCACTACGCCATACGGGCAATAACAAACGGCGTCCACTCCAGCACATGGACCTCGCCAAGTTTTCATAAACTGTTTGACAAGTACATTCCCGGATGGGCTAGCGAACCAGAAATGCTTGTGCGCATTGAAAAAGCGCCTCTGTGCGATATCTGGGATGCCCACAACGAAAACAAGAAGAAGTTGATGACGTTTGTGGAAGAAAAAACGGGCGAAAAACTTGACGAGAACGTGTTAACGATTGGGTTTGCACGCCGAGCTACAGGCTACAAGCGGGCGAGGCTGATTTTCTCGGACCTAAGACAACTCAGGGAGATAAACAAGCAAAGACCTATTCAGCTTATTTTCGCGGGAAAAGCCCACCTAAGAGACACTAACGGCAAGGCGCTCATTAAGGAAATCTTTTGGTACAAACAACAACTCAAAGACGAATTAAAAGTTGTTTACTTAGAAAACTATGACATGGACATTGCCGCCAAACTCACTGCAGGAGTTGATGTCTGGCTTAACACGCCCCTTCCGCCTATGGAGGCTTCAGGAACCAGCGGCATGAAAGCCGCCCACAACGGCGTCGTAAACTTCAGCGTTCTAGATGGCTGGTGGATAGAAGGCTGCATCGAAGGCGTCACAGGCTGGGCGATTGGACCTGAACCAGAAGCACAAGTCACCGAAGACGAACGCAGACGACAAGAACTGGATGACCTGTTTAACAAACTCAAGTACCTGATTGCACCAAAGTATTACGATGAACGCGACGCGTGGGCAGCCATGATGAAAAACAGCATCGGCAAAGTCGCCTACTACTTCAACACCGACCGCATGATGCGCCGATACATAACCGCCGCATACTTAGGATGA
- a CDS encoding cation diffusion facilitator family transporter — protein MQKRQAALIALVGGVFILALKLLAYFVSNSVALLSDALESIVNIVASGLMLFSVWLSEKPADDSHNYGHQKIEDITCLIEGIFIIAAALLIVNAAIGRLFSSVLPVEINLAIGISIVATAINGGLSWILARAAKKSGSAALEGDSKHLLSDVISTAGVWVGLVIVELTGWAPMDAILAFVVAALIARMGIGLVCKSCGRLMDNSCKEEEAKIKEVLLRHKFRFIDFHDMKTRRNGNLVFCELHLSVDGSLSVSEAHDLTDHLENELKTELPNANLTIHVEPKKPTASPKDKRLM, from the coding sequence ATGCAAAAGCGACAGGCTGCACTCATAGCATTGGTAGGCGGAGTGTTTATCTTAGCCCTGAAGTTATTGGCGTACTTTGTCTCTAACTCCGTGGCTTTGCTCTCTGATGCATTAGAATCCATCGTGAACATTGTTGCTTCAGGGTTGATGCTGTTTTCTGTTTGGCTCTCCGAAAAACCCGCCGACGACAGCCACAACTACGGACACCAAAAAATTGAAGACATAACCTGCCTAATTGAAGGCATCTTCATCATAGCCGCCGCCTTGCTCATCGTAAACGCTGCCATTGGACGATTATTCTCGTCGGTTTTGCCCGTTGAAATTAACTTGGCGATAGGCATCTCGATTGTAGCTACCGCCATTAACGGAGGTTTGTCGTGGATTCTTGCCCGCGCCGCCAAAAAAAGCGGGTCAGCCGCGTTAGAAGGCGACTCCAAACATCTTCTCTCCGATGTTATCTCCACTGCTGGCGTTTGGGTTGGCTTGGTTATTGTTGAACTTACGGGTTGGGCGCCTATGGACGCGATTTTAGCTTTTGTTGTTGCCGCTTTAATCGCACGAATGGGCATAGGGTTAGTATGCAAGTCCTGTGGGCGCTTGATGGATAACTCCTGTAAGGAAGAAGAAGCCAAAATCAAAGAGGTTCTGCTTCGTCACAAGTTCCGCTTCATAGACTTCCATGACATGAAAACCCGCCGAAACGGCAACCTCGTTTTCTGCGAGCTGCACCTGTCTGTTGATGGTTCGCTAAGCGTTAGCGAAGCGCACGATTTGACAGACCACTTGGAGAACGAGTTGAAAACGGAGTTACCCAACGCGAACTTGACGATTCATGTGGAGCCCAAAAAGCCCACTGCGTCGCCAAAAGACAAACGACTCATGTAA
- a CDS encoding YbhN family protein gives MNSKKITRILLQVVVMVAIFAALFWYVGSSSSGEGKSLLEILSNINPYYLALAFASYFGINVFFTIRLQRVLAREGVKTSFGKTLLAQYAGMLSSDVTPGRSGYILTPVYLKDQNVPAPVSLSGILGIQSVEFLAKVLGGTLALVFLVQTTTLNQELLFLASAGIGLMLLGAILLILMSTSQRAIAVIQRIANHRFIARFTGGLLGKLEEYAENAKKIRKAFPEIAVLTLACWVLKGFEWYFVSLALGMTLGLSPLLTWLAFFLIHPLVTALGFVPITPAGLGAQEWGIVLVLGFFAVDPTTALSFALVARALLIIEDLIGVPQIVKTSSLLFTRKTKTITPNPPVTE, from the coding sequence TTGAATTCAAAAAAAATTACGCGTATACTGCTTCAAGTCGTTGTCATGGTTGCTATCTTTGCTGCTTTGTTCTGGTATGTCGGGTCAAGCTCCAGCGGCGAAGGCAAATCGCTTCTTGAGATTCTGAGCAACATCAACCCCTACTATCTGGCGTTGGCGTTTGCAAGTTATTTTGGAATCAACGTGTTTTTCACCATCAGGCTGCAGCGGGTTTTGGCACGCGAAGGTGTCAAAACATCCTTTGGCAAAACGTTACTCGCCCAATATGCAGGTATGTTAAGCAGCGACGTAACCCCTGGCAGGTCAGGATACATCTTAACTCCAGTGTACCTTAAAGACCAAAATGTTCCTGCCCCCGTGAGTCTTTCAGGGATTCTGGGAATCCAATCCGTTGAGTTTCTCGCAAAAGTTTTAGGCGGAACCTTGGCGCTGGTTTTTCTGGTGCAAACCACCACTTTAAATCAGGAACTTTTGTTTTTGGCAAGTGCAGGCATTGGGCTTATGCTTCTGGGGGCAATTTTGCTGATTTTGATGAGCACATCTCAAAGGGCAATTGCGGTGATTCAGAGAATAGCCAATCACCGGTTTATTGCGAGGTTCACAGGCGGTTTGCTGGGTAAACTGGAAGAATACGCGGAGAACGCAAAGAAAATTCGTAAAGCATTCCCCGAAATTGCGGTTTTGACATTAGCGTGTTGGGTCTTGAAAGGGTTTGAATGGTACTTTGTGTCGTTGGCTTTAGGCATGACTTTGGGTTTAAGTCCGCTTTTGACTTGGTTAGCCTTCTTCCTGATTCACCCGCTGGTTACGGCATTGGGTTTTGTGCCCATAACTCCTGCAGGATTAGGCGCGCAAGAGTGGGGAATCGTGTTAGTATTGGGCTTTTTCGCCGTTGACCCCACAACAGCGTTGTCATTTGCTTTGGTTGCGCGGGCTCTTTTGATAATCGAAGACTTAATCGGGGTGCCTCAGATAGTGAAAACATCCAGCCTGCTGTTTACCAGAAAAACCAAAACAATCACCCCAAACCCCCCAGTTACTGAATGA